GGGAAAACAAAATTCATTCTAATGTCATGACGGAATGCAACTTTTTCGATTATAGCTATAAACGGTTGGTTATGCTTCATTTTTGGAGTGTGTTAATTATCAAAACTAACCACACAATATACTTATTTTTGCATGTGTCCATCGTAATTTAGTCGTTTCAAGGctatattttaatattaatgTAAAAGTTTATTTCAACTTGTGCAACTTGCATGTACTTTGCAAGCTACGGGTtggtaataaaaaaaatttggatgCTTTTCTATGTTGTCTGCTGATAAATGCTAatgcattaatatataatataaaaattattttattcaattcCAACTTGCTCAACTTGCATGAAATTGTTTCCGGTGCTTCTCTCTGTTACCTTTCCGTGCATTTTCACCACTAAGTCTTACTTCTCCAGGATAACCAAATTACTGCTCAAGGTTTAATCCTGTGCATTGATTGGATTTTCCATCAAATGAAAATCACACGACAATGTTCGATTGTCTGTGTGTGATCTTCTTTACATAGGTGTTTAGGAAACAAATGCTGTGATGTTTTAATCCAAACTTCTTCAGTGGCACATTTTGTATGAGATCTTAGCAGAATAACTTTTTCTCAGACGAGACTATGGAGACTAAAGAAACGATCTCACGGTTAGAATACGGAAAACCTCCATGGGTGTTCAAAGGCAGGCAAGTGTCGTCCCATGCTTCGGATAAGCAAATGTACCTTGGAATACCTGTTCCTTTCTCTTGATATGTAGATGGAGAAAGGAGTACTGAAACGTGCTTTAGCCATCTGTCTTGATTTTCAGTGCCTTATACCAGCTCCATCTTGTCAAGGCAGAGACAGCTCGAGCTTTCATCCCAAAGGAGTTCAAATTAGTAGAGGCATTTGGGTATTAGCAATTCTATctcatttattttcattatactATTCAAAAAAACATGGAATGCATGTAAAGTTCTATATTTCTCCTGATCTTTATTTAATACAAATTGCTATCTTATGCTCCGCAGTTATACGCTTGGTGGATTCTTTCTTGCTAATTATGAGGACAGCCCTGCTGGAATATTTGATGAGGTTGCATTTGTTGTCCTTTATTTATCTAGTTATGATAAACCCACGTGAGGCAGCCTTGTAATTGGATTTCAAATGGACATTCCAGCAGTTGCTTGGAATGTACATATCTGTTTAAGAAAAACAAAGGATAGAAACACACAGTGCTTTGAGCATGATTCTCAATTGACTGGGATTTTGTTCTTATATCAAACTTGTGCTTCTCAGCTCGTGGTGATTGCAGGAATTGTTTGGAATCCACCTACATCTTGTGCGTAAGTTTCCTATCGCATCACTGATTGCCCTCGGTATCATGCCCAACAAATATGAATGACATGCTTGAGTTCATACTTGTGTTGTCCATTAGATTGACTACTTTTTAGTGCTACAATCCTGTTGTGTGGACATGAGTTTACTGCTTTACGTCCCTGTATAAGTTGTGGGTTATCTTATCCAGGACAGAAGGCATAGGTTGCATTTACATTCATGCTTTTCACTTAAAAgaacaaagaaaaataaattcctaTTTTGGGAAAGCTACATCATACATGAAATTTCACTTTTTTTCTGGCAGATTCATTCACCTATTATTTATACACCGCACAGAAAAGCCAGCATATTGATTATAGCTGTCTGACATGTGTCTAGATTCTTATCGTACATTATATATAACTTGACAACAGATGGGCTGCAAGAGTGCTAGTGAACAGTGACAAAGCGTGTGTCCATGGACGAAAGGTAATATTTTGAATCTCGGATTCAACATTTATCATGTCTTCTTTCAAAGAAACATCTTCAATTAAGGAGAGAACTTTTTGAATCGATTGATGCCAAATTTGATCACAAGTGCATATACATACATCACGTCAAAAAGTTTCCAGTGACAGTTCTTGTATTTGCAGGATGTAGGACTTCCTAGTCAAGTTGCCAATTTCACAAAGGTGAGTCACAAGCATGTTGATTGCACTGTAAACGGTAATGGAACTATGATTTTACACCAAATAGATCAACATTTTATGGTGTTTGTGGGAGGTGTATATTTATTTTCTGTCTTTGTCCAGAGTTTATTCACACAAAGATATATTGGTGTTTGAGGCATTCAATCACGTCACTATGTTACTCCCGTTTTTAAACTGCTGTTGTTGAATGTGATGTGATTTCTGTCAAACCAGATAGTTACAGCACTTCCTGGGACAAAGAAAGGTGGATTTGGCAGATTTCTCAGCAAGATCAGCATGAAGGATTCTCTTAGTTTTTCAAAGAATTGCATAGATATTCAAGTGAAAGAGATGAATAATCACACGGCAATCAACATGTGCAGTATCAACCTTAGTGCTGCTGGTGAGAGGATAGCGAGATTTATATGCACTTGTGAATTGGCATTTAACTGTCATTTACTACTTCTGATCCTCCTTTTTCTTCATGTATGTATGCTtgattttctatatatat
This window of the Primulina tabacum isolate GXHZ01 chromosome 4, ASM2559414v2, whole genome shotgun sequence genome carries:
- the LOC142542116 gene encoding protein NEOXANTHIN-DEFICIENT 1 isoform X2 — encoded protein: METKETISRLEYGKPPWVFKGSALYQLHLVKAETARAFIPKEFKLVEAFGYTLGGFFLANYEDSPAGIFDELVVIAGIVWNPPTSCAWAARVLVNSDKACVHGRKDVGLPSQVANFTKIVTALPGTKKGGFGRFLSKISMKDSLSFSKNCIDIQVKEMNNHTAINMCSINLSAAVMTKPPDDSKKWMGPAMKLSLPSFSGRTEYNPHLLKYCCQIECRLRAVPTARVSGPGPCTFDKDKDTNGDLQRNLSIAVMLSKPILALEFNTLKMKVEAPSVVSQ
- the LOC142542116 gene encoding protein NEOXANTHIN-DEFICIENT 1 isoform X1 → METKETISRLEYGKPPWVFKGRQVSSHASDKQIALYQLHLVKAETARAFIPKEFKLVEAFGYTLGGFFLANYEDSPAGIFDELVVIAGIVWNPPTSCAWAARVLVNSDKACVHGRKDVGLPSQVANFTKIVTALPGTKKGGFGRFLSKISMKDSLSFSKNCIDIQVKEMNNHTAINMCSINLSAAVMTKPPDDSKKWMGPAMKLSLPSFSGRTEYNPHLLKYCCQIECRLRAVPTARVSGPGPCTFDKDKDTNGDLQRNLSIAVMLSKPILALEFNTLKMKVEAPSVVSQ